From a single Serratia surfactantfaciens genomic region:
- a CDS encoding LacI family DNA-binding transcriptional regulator, translated as MSIGKKRRSTGRVTLADVAQLAGVGTMTVSRALRTPEQVSDKLREKIDAAVSELGYLPNLAASSLASASSYTIAMVVPSLSESGCAEMFAGLQKVLQPAGYHIMLAESQHHLEREEKLLETLLSYNLAAAVLLSVEHSQNARNALIAANIPVVEIGAVRADPIDMSIGIDYVAAMYQLTQTVIASGYQNIGLLCANQEQWIFQQHLQGWHKALLRNHMSPHRVINAAQPASFSTGAQQLPEFLLAWPELDALVCASDELAGGALYECQRRRIKVPDNLAVVGFGNSEFSRVCQPPLTTMTIPHRDIGIQAGQALLARLNQQPWLPEGSLPATLCRRDSC; from the coding sequence ATGTCGATCGGTAAAAAACGACGCAGCACAGGCAGGGTGACGTTGGCTGACGTGGCGCAGCTGGCGGGCGTCGGCACCATGACGGTTTCGCGCGCGCTGCGCACACCGGAGCAGGTTTCGGACAAACTGCGCGAGAAGATCGATGCGGCGGTGAGCGAACTGGGCTATCTGCCCAATCTGGCCGCCAGTTCGCTGGCGTCGGCCTCGTCCTACACCATCGCCATGGTGGTGCCCAGCCTGTCCGAGTCCGGCTGCGCCGAGATGTTCGCCGGCCTGCAGAAAGTGCTGCAGCCGGCCGGCTATCACATCATGCTGGCGGAGTCGCAGCATCACCTCGAACGCGAAGAGAAGCTACTGGAGACCCTGCTCTCTTACAACCTGGCAGCGGCGGTGCTGCTCAGCGTCGAGCATTCGCAGAACGCCCGCAACGCGTTGATCGCTGCCAACATCCCGGTGGTGGAGATTGGCGCCGTGCGCGCCGATCCGATCGACATGAGCATCGGCATCGATTACGTGGCGGCCATGTATCAGCTGACGCAAACGGTGATCGCCAGCGGCTATCAGAATATCGGGCTGTTGTGTGCCAACCAGGAGCAGTGGATTTTCCAGCAGCACCTGCAGGGCTGGCACAAGGCGCTGCTGCGCAACCATATGTCGCCGCATCGGGTGATCAACGCCGCACAGCCCGCCAGCTTCAGCACCGGCGCACAGCAGCTGCCGGAATTTTTGCTGGCCTGGCCGGAGCTGGACGCGCTGGTGTGCGCGTCGGACGAACTGGCGGGCGGCGCGCTGTATGAATGCCAGCGGCGGCGCATCAAGGTGCCGGACAATCTGGCGGTGGTGGGGTTCGGCAACAGCGAGTTCAGCCGGGTGTGTCAGCCGCCGCTGACCACCATGACCATTCCGCATCGCGACATCGGCATTCAGGCCGGCCAGGCGCTGCTGGCGCGGCTGAACCAGCAACCCTGGCTGCCGGAAGGCTCCCTGCCCGCCACGCTGTGCCGCCGCGACAGCTGCTGA
- the folX gene encoding dihydroneopterin triphosphate 2'-epimerase, protein MSFSQPDAVIRIKNLRLRTFIGIKEEEINNRQDVLINVVIHYPADKARNSEDIADALNYRTITKAIIRHVEDNRFALLEKLTQDVLDIVKDHAWVTYAEVEIDKLLALRYADSVSMTMSYRRD, encoded by the coding sequence ATGTCTTTCAGTCAACCCGACGCCGTTATTCGCATCAAAAACCTGCGGCTGCGCACGTTCATCGGTATCAAGGAAGAAGAAATCAACAACCGACAGGACGTGCTGATCAACGTGGTGATCCACTACCCGGCGGACAAAGCGCGCAACAGCGAAGACATCGCCGATGCGCTCAACTACCGCACCATCACCAAAGCGATCATCCGCCATGTGGAAGATAACCGTTTCGCGCTGCTGGAAAAATTAACGCAGGATGTGCTCGATATCGTAAAAGATCACGCCTGGGTGACCTATGCTGAAGTGGAGATAGATAAACTTCTGGCCCTGCGCTATGCCGATTCGGTTTCCATGACCATGAGCTACCGCCGGGACTAA
- the pta gene encoding phosphate acetyltransferase, protein MSRTIMLIPTGTSVGLTSVSLGVIRSMEQKGVRLSVFKPIAQPRSGDNALDQTTTIIRSSNSTITAAEPLRMDYVEGLLSSNQQDVLMEEIVARYHENTKDAEVVLIEGLVPTRKHQFANALNYEIAKTLNAEIVFVLALGNDSPAQLKERIELARTSFGGSKNKNITGVIINKLNAPVDDQGRTRPDLSEIFDDSTKASIAHVDPAQLFANSPLPVLGCVPWSFDLIATRAIDMARHLKARVVNEGDIMTRRVKSVTFCARSIPHMLEHFRPGSLLVTSADRPDVLVSACLAAMNGVEIGAILLTGGYAIDEPIKKLCERAFQTGLPVFMVDTNTWQTSLSLQSFNLEVPADDHQRIEKVQNYVASHINTEWIDSLTATSERSRRLSPPAFRYELTELARKAGKRIVLPEGDEPRTVKAAAICAERGIAECVLLGNPDEIQRVAAAQGVELGKGIEIVDPVAVRENYVPRLVELRKSKGMTEVVAREQLEDNVVLGTLMLEQGEVDGLVSGAVHTTANTIRPPLQLIKTAPGSSLVSSVFFMLLPDQVLVYGDCAINPDPTAEQLSEIAIQSADSAAAFGIEPRVAMISYSTGNSGAGSDVEKVREATRLAQEKRPDLIIDGPLQYDAAIMADVAKSKAPNSPVAGQATVFIFPDLNTGNTTYKAVQRSADLVSIGPMLQGMRKPVNDLSRGALVDDIVYTVALTAIQSSQADAAAAKA, encoded by the coding sequence GTGTCACGTACTATTATGTTGATCCCCACCGGCACCAGCGTCGGCCTGACCAGCGTCAGCCTGGGTGTCATCCGCTCCATGGAGCAAAAAGGCGTTCGTCTGAGCGTATTCAAGCCTATCGCTCAACCGCGCTCCGGCGACAATGCGCTCGACCAGACCACCACCATCATCCGCAGCAGCAACTCCACCATTACGGCGGCCGAACCGCTGCGCATGGACTACGTTGAGGGCCTGCTGAGCTCCAACCAGCAAGACGTGCTGATGGAAGAGATCGTGGCGCGCTACCACGAGAACACCAAAGACGCGGAAGTGGTGCTGATCGAAGGCCTGGTGCCGACCCGCAAGCACCAGTTCGCCAACGCGCTGAACTACGAGATCGCCAAAACCCTGAACGCCGAGATCGTCTTCGTGCTGGCGCTGGGCAACGACTCCCCGGCGCAGCTGAAAGAGCGCATCGAACTGGCGCGCACCAGCTTCGGCGGCAGCAAGAACAAGAACATCACCGGCGTTATCATCAACAAGCTGAACGCACCGGTCGACGATCAGGGCCGCACCCGTCCTGACCTGTCCGAAATCTTCGACGACTCCACCAAAGCCAGCATCGCCCACGTCGATCCTGCGCAGCTGTTCGCCAACAGCCCGCTGCCGGTTCTGGGCTGCGTGCCGTGGAGCTTCGATCTGATCGCCACCCGCGCCATCGACATGGCTCGCCACCTGAAGGCCCGCGTGGTCAACGAAGGCGACATCATGACCCGCCGCGTGAAGTCCGTGACCTTCTGTGCGCGCAGCATTCCGCACATGCTGGAACACTTCCGCCCTGGCTCCCTGCTGGTGACCTCCGCAGACCGCCCTGACGTGCTGGTCTCCGCCTGCCTGGCGGCGATGAACGGCGTGGAAATCGGCGCCATTCTGCTGACCGGCGGCTACGCCATCGACGAGCCGATCAAGAAGCTGTGCGAACGCGCCTTCCAGACCGGCCTGCCGGTGTTCATGGTCGACACCAATACCTGGCAGACCTCGCTGAGCCTGCAGAGCTTCAACCTCGAAGTGCCGGCGGACGACCACCAGCGCATCGAGAAAGTGCAGAACTACGTGGCCAGCCACATCAACACCGAGTGGATCGACTCGCTGACCGCCACCTCCGAGCGTTCACGCCGCCTGTCTCCACCGGCGTTCCGTTACGAGCTGACCGAGCTGGCGCGTAAAGCCGGCAAGCGCATCGTGCTGCCGGAAGGCGACGAGCCGCGCACCGTGAAAGCAGCGGCCATCTGCGCCGAACGCGGTATTGCGGAATGCGTGCTGCTCGGCAACCCGGACGAGATCCAGCGCGTAGCGGCAGCGCAAGGCGTTGAGCTGGGCAAAGGCATCGAAATCGTCGATCCGGTCGCCGTGCGTGAAAACTACGTGCCGCGTCTGGTTGAGCTGCGCAAGAGCAAGGGCATGACCGAAGTGGTCGCGCGCGAGCAGTTGGAAGACAACGTGGTACTCGGCACCCTGATGCTGGAACAAGGCGAAGTCGACGGTCTGGTTTCCGGTGCGGTTCACACCACCGCCAACACCATCCGTCCGCCGTTGCAGCTGATCAAAACCGCGCCGGGCAGCTCGCTGGTGTCCTCCGTGTTCTTCATGCTGCTGCCTGACCAGGTTCTGGTCTACGGCGACTGCGCGATCAACCCGGATCCGACCGCCGAGCAGCTGTCTGAGATCGCCATCCAGTCTGCAGATTCCGCCGCCGCCTTCGGTATCGAGCCGCGCGTAGCGATGATCTCCTACTCCACCGGCAACTCCGGTGCGGGCAGCGACGTAGAGAAAGTGCGCGAAGCGACCCGTCTGGCGCAGGAAAAACGCCCGGACCTGATCATCGATGGCCCGCTGCAGTACGACGCCGCCATCATGGCCGACGTTGCCAAGTCCAAGGCGCCGAACTCACCGGTAGCCGGCCAGGCGACCGTGTTCATCTTCCCGGATCTGAACACCGGCAACACCACTTACAAAGCGGTGCAGCGTTCCGCTGACCTGGTCTCCATCGGGCCGATGCTGCAAGGCATGCGCAAGCCGGTGAACGACCTGTCGCGCGGCGCGCTGGTAGACGATATCGTCTACACCGTCGCACTGACGGCGATCCAGTCTTCCCAGGCTGACGCTGCCGCCGCCAAGGCCTGA
- a CDS encoding transketolase family protein, protein MFNVVTQLENDAVEMRKVYAGAVRRQIEAGAPIIALEADLMSSMAMDGVHKDHPQHVINCGIMEANVIGVAAGLSLTGRVPFVHTFTAFASRRCFDQLFMSLDYQRNNVKVIASDAGVSACHNGGTHMSFEDMGIVRGLAHSVVLEVTDATMFADILRQLMDLRGFYWVRTIRKQATRIYQEGSRFTIGKGNLLRDGDDVTLIANGIMVAEALKAAQMLAQQGVSAAVIDMFTLKPIDRELIKTYAAKTGRIVTCENHSIHNGLGSAVAEVLAEECPTPMRRVGVKERYGQVGTQAFLQQEYGLTAEHILEAAKQLLVQH, encoded by the coding sequence ATGTTTAACGTAGTGACGCAGTTGGAAAACGACGCCGTCGAAATGCGCAAAGTCTACGCCGGCGCGGTGCGGCGGCAGATTGAAGCGGGCGCGCCGATCATCGCGCTGGAGGCGGACCTGATGAGCTCGATGGCGATGGACGGCGTGCACAAGGATCACCCGCAGCACGTGATTAACTGCGGCATCATGGAGGCCAATGTGATCGGCGTCGCCGCCGGGCTGTCGCTCACCGGCCGGGTGCCGTTCGTGCATACCTTTACCGCCTTCGCCAGCCGCCGCTGCTTCGATCAGCTGTTCATGTCGCTGGATTACCAGCGCAACAACGTCAAGGTGATCGCCTCCGACGCCGGGGTGAGCGCCTGCCACAACGGCGGCACCCATATGTCGTTCGAAGACATGGGCATCGTGCGCGGGCTGGCGCATTCGGTGGTGCTGGAAGTGACTGACGCCACCATGTTCGCCGACATTCTGCGTCAGCTGATGGACTTGCGCGGTTTCTACTGGGTGCGCACCATCCGCAAGCAGGCAACGCGCATCTATCAGGAGGGCTCGCGCTTTACCATCGGCAAGGGCAACCTGCTGCGCGACGGCGACGACGTCACGCTGATCGCCAACGGCATCATGGTGGCCGAAGCGCTGAAGGCGGCGCAGATGCTGGCGCAGCAGGGCGTCAGCGCGGCGGTAATCGATATGTTCACCCTCAAGCCTATCGACCGTGAACTGATCAAAACCTACGCGGCCAAGACCGGACGCATCGTTACCTGTGAAAACCACAGCATTCATAACGGGCTGGGGTCGGCGGTGGCGGAGGTGCTGGCGGAGGAGTGCCCGACGCCGATGCGGCGCGTGGGGGTGAAGGAGCGTTACGGCCAGGTGGGCACCCAGGCGTTTTTACAGCAGGAGTATGGCCTGACCGCGGAGCATATTCTGGAGGCCGCCAAGCAGCTGCTGGTGCAGCATTAG
- a CDS encoding PTS sugar transporter subunit IIB, with product MKIMAICGSGLGSSFMVEMNIKKVLKKMGVEAEVEHSDLSSATPGAADVFVMAKDIADSASVPADQLVVISNIIDINELEAKLRAYFEAHSIL from the coding sequence ATGAAAATCATGGCGATTTGCGGTTCCGGTCTCGGCAGCAGTTTTATGGTGGAAATGAACATTAAAAAGGTGCTGAAAAAGATGGGCGTGGAGGCCGAGGTCGAACACTCCGATCTGTCGTCGGCCACTCCCGGCGCGGCCGACGTGTTCGTGATGGCGAAAGACATCGCCGACAGCGCCAGCGTGCCGGCCGATCAGCTGGTGGTGATCAGTAACATCATCGACATCAATGAGCTGGAAGCCAAGCTGCGCGCTTACTTCGAAGCCCACTCAATCCTCTGA
- a CDS encoding PTS ascorbate transporter subunit IIC, which produces MFIQETLKFVVDILKVPSVLVGLIALIGLLAQKKSFSDVVKGTVKTILGFIVLGGGATVLVGSLNPLGGMFEHAFNIQGIIPNNEAIVSIALEKYGASTALIMAFGMVANIVVARFTRLKYIFLTGHHTFYMACMIGIILTVAGFEGVQLVFTGALTLGLVMAFFPAIAQRYMRRITGNDDIAFGHFGTLGYVLSGWIGSKVGKHSRSTEEMNLPKNLSFLRDSSISISMTMIVIYLILAICAGRAYVESELSGGQNYLVYSIIQAITFAAGVFIILQGVRLILAEIVPAFTGFSEKLVPNARPALDCPVVYPYAPNAVLIGFLFSFLGGLAGLFLLGQLKMVLILPGVVPHFFTGATAGVFGNATGGRRGAMLGAFANGLLITFLPVLLLPVLGALGFANTTFSDADFGVVGILLGNMARFMSKEMIMLAIVAVFALLVAHNFLGKRKGAPAADRVEK; this is translated from the coding sequence ATGTTTATCCAGGAAACGCTCAAGTTTGTGGTGGATATATTAAAGGTGCCTTCGGTGCTGGTCGGGCTTATTGCGCTGATCGGTTTGCTGGCGCAAAAGAAATCCTTTTCCGATGTGGTGAAAGGCACGGTAAAAACCATTCTCGGCTTTATCGTTTTGGGCGGCGGCGCCACGGTATTGGTCGGGTCGCTCAATCCGCTGGGCGGCATGTTCGAGCACGCGTTTAATATTCAGGGCATCATTCCGAACAACGAAGCGATCGTCTCTATCGCGCTGGAGAAATACGGTGCCTCCACCGCGTTGATCATGGCGTTCGGCATGGTGGCGAACATCGTGGTGGCGCGCTTCACCCGGCTGAAATACATCTTCCTCACCGGCCACCACACGTTCTACATGGCCTGCATGATCGGCATCATCCTGACGGTGGCGGGCTTTGAGGGCGTGCAGCTGGTGTTCACCGGCGCGCTGACCCTGGGGCTGGTGATGGCGTTCTTCCCGGCGATCGCCCAGCGCTATATGCGGCGTATCACCGGCAACGACGACATCGCCTTCGGCCACTTCGGCACCCTGGGCTACGTGCTGTCCGGCTGGATCGGCTCGAAGGTGGGGAAACATTCACGCTCGACCGAAGAGATGAACCTGCCGAAAAACCTCAGCTTCCTGCGCGACAGCTCTATTTCGATCTCGATGACCATGATCGTCATCTACCTGATCCTGGCGATCTGCGCCGGGCGGGCCTATGTGGAAAGCGAACTCAGCGGCGGCCAGAACTACCTGGTGTATTCGATAATCCAGGCCATTACCTTCGCCGCCGGGGTGTTCATCATCCTGCAGGGCGTGCGCTTGATTCTGGCGGAAATCGTGCCGGCGTTTACCGGCTTCTCGGAAAAGCTGGTGCCTAACGCGCGGCCGGCGCTGGATTGCCCGGTGGTGTATCCCTATGCCCCCAACGCGGTGCTGATCGGCTTCCTGTTCAGTTTCCTCGGCGGGTTGGCCGGGCTGTTTCTGTTGGGACAGCTGAAGATGGTGCTGATCCTGCCTGGCGTGGTGCCGCACTTCTTCACCGGCGCCACCGCCGGGGTGTTCGGCAATGCCACCGGCGGGCGGCGCGGCGCGATGCTGGGCGCTTTCGCCAACGGCCTGCTGATCACTTTCCTGCCGGTGCTGCTGTTGCCGGTGCTGGGGGCGCTGGGCTTCGCCAACACCACCTTCTCCGACGCCGACTTCGGCGTAGTCGGCATCCTGCTGGGCAATATGGCGCGCTTTATGTCGAAAGAGATGATCATGCTGGCGATCGTCGCCGTGTTCGCGCTGCTGGTGGCGCATAACTTCCTGGGAAAACGCAAAGGCGCACCGGCCGCTGACCGCGTCGAGAAATAA
- the yfcD gene encoding NUDIX hydrolase YfcD, translating into MAEQGQAADTEWVDIVDEQNEVIAQSSRQQMRAERLRHRATYIVVHDGMGKILVQRRTEIKDFYPGWLDATAGGVVQSGENVLDSARREAEEELGIAGVPFAEHGLFYFEEEQCRVWGALFSCVSHGPFALQEEEVAEVCWLTPEEITARCDEFTPDSLKALSLWLTRNNEQDYGKPIDNH; encoded by the coding sequence ATGGCGGAACAGGGTCAGGCTGCAGATACCGAATGGGTTGATATCGTCGACGAACAAAACGAGGTGATTGCTCAATCCAGTCGTCAACAGATGCGGGCGGAGCGGCTGCGCCATCGTGCTACCTATATTGTGGTGCATGATGGGATGGGAAAAATTCTGGTGCAGCGTCGCACCGAGATCAAGGACTTCTACCCGGGCTGGCTGGACGCGACGGCGGGCGGCGTAGTGCAAAGCGGTGAAAACGTGCTGGATTCGGCGCGCCGCGAGGCGGAAGAGGAGCTGGGCATCGCCGGCGTGCCTTTCGCCGAGCACGGTCTGTTCTACTTTGAAGAAGAGCAGTGCCGGGTGTGGGGTGCGCTGTTCAGCTGCGTGTCGCACGGCCCGTTCGCGCTGCAGGAAGAAGAAGTGGCCGAAGTGTGCTGGTTGACGCCGGAAGAGATCACCGCGCGCTGCGACGAGTTTACCCCGGATTCGCTGAAGGCGCTGTCGCTGTGGCTGACGCGCAACAACGAGCAGGATTACGGCAAGCCGATCGATAACCACTGA
- a CDS encoding PTS sugar transporter subunit IIA encodes MLKEWLTADHIQLCERVEDWRQAVTLSAQPLLQGGVITPNYLTAIFHQQEKLGPYFVLAPGIAMPHARPEEGANALGLSLLKIHQGVNFHSADNDPVQVVVMLSAPDGDSHIELISQLAELFSDNQAMEALFHAKDKRQIEDIIARY; translated from the coding sequence GTGCTGAAAGAGTGGCTGACCGCCGATCATATACAGCTGTGCGAACGGGTGGAGGACTGGCGCCAGGCGGTAACGCTGAGCGCACAACCGCTGCTGCAAGGCGGCGTGATTACGCCGAATTACCTGACGGCCATCTTTCATCAGCAGGAGAAGCTCGGCCCTTACTTCGTACTAGCGCCGGGCATTGCCATGCCGCACGCCCGGCCGGAGGAAGGCGCCAACGCGCTGGGGTTATCGCTATTGAAGATCCATCAGGGGGTGAATTTCCACTCCGCGGATAACGATCCGGTTCAGGTGGTGGTGATGCTTTCTGCGCCCGACGGCGACAGCCACATCGAATTGATTTCGCAGCTGGCGGAATTATTTTCAGACAATCAGGCGATGGAGGCGTTATTTCACGCCAAAGATAAACGGCAAATTGAGGATATTATCGCCCGCTATTAA
- a CDS encoding transketolase: MNDTTSETEMRELRALARAIRLETLKALTGLGFGHYGGCMSVVETLAVLYGGVMRIDPADPDWPERDDFVLSKGHAGPALYSTLAIKGYFPLEELKTLNQNGTRLPSHPDRLRTRGVDATTGSLGQGVSIAAGMALSHRLAGRRNRVFSILGDGELNEGQCWEAFQFIAHHNLNNLTLFIDYNKQQLDGALDEVIQPFDLAAKFRAFGFEVQTIKGDDIAALLAAVAPARGGEQRPLAIVLDSIKGQGVSYLENLSNSHHLRLTPDVQLEIEKAIAELEAAHV, from the coding sequence ATGAATGACACAACGAGCGAAACGGAAATGAGAGAGCTGCGCGCCCTGGCGCGTGCGATCCGTCTGGAAACCTTGAAGGCGCTGACCGGGCTGGGCTTCGGCCACTACGGCGGCTGCATGTCGGTGGTGGAGACGCTGGCGGTGCTGTACGGCGGCGTGATGCGCATCGATCCGGCGGATCCGGACTGGCCGGAGCGCGATGACTTCGTGCTGTCGAAAGGGCACGCCGGCCCGGCGCTGTACAGCACGCTGGCGATCAAGGGCTACTTCCCGCTGGAGGAGTTGAAGACCCTCAACCAGAACGGCACGCGTCTGCCGAGCCACCCGGACCGGCTGCGTACGCGCGGCGTGGACGCTACCACAGGTTCGCTGGGGCAGGGCGTGTCGATCGCCGCCGGCATGGCGTTGTCCCACCGGCTGGCGGGGCGGCGCAACCGGGTGTTCAGCATCCTCGGCGACGGGGAGCTGAACGAAGGGCAGTGCTGGGAGGCGTTCCAGTTTATCGCCCACCACAATCTGAACAACCTGACGCTGTTTATCGATTACAACAAGCAGCAGCTGGACGGCGCGCTGGACGAGGTGATCCAACCGTTCGATCTGGCCGCCAAGTTCCGCGCCTTTGGTTTTGAGGTGCAGACCATCAAGGGCGACGACATCGCAGCGCTGCTGGCGGCGGTGGCGCCGGCGCGCGGCGGCGAACAGCGGCCGCTGGCGATCGTGCTCGACAGCATCAAGGGACAGGGCGTGAGCTATCTGGAAAACCTGTCCAACTCACACCATCTGCGCCTGACGCCGGACGTGCAGCTGGAGATCGAAAAAGCCATCGCCGAACTGGAGGCCGCCCATGTTTAA
- a CDS encoding TIGR01777 family oxidoreductase, giving the protein MRILITGATGLIGSSLTARLLALSHHITVLTRDEQRARARLGDQPSYWQTLDDVQSLDGFDAVINLAGEPIADKRWSAQQKERLCHSRWDLTERLAQLIKASSTPPGVLISGSAVGYYGDQGQAVVTEEEPPHDEFTHRLCQRWEALALQAQSDATRVCLLRTGVVLAPQGGALAKMLPPFRFGLGGPIGDGRQYLPWIHLEDMVNGIIYLLDHATLTGPFNMVAPYPVHNEQFAAQLANVLDRPAFLRVPAFVMRLLMGEAAVLVLGGQRAVPKRLEEAGFHFRYLELEQALDDVINQRAEAR; this is encoded by the coding sequence ATGCGGATCCTGATCACCGGCGCAACGGGATTGATAGGCAGCAGCCTGACGGCCAGGCTGCTGGCGCTTTCTCACCACATTACGGTGCTGACGCGAGACGAACAGCGGGCCCGGGCCCGGCTCGGCGACCAGCCGAGCTATTGGCAAACGCTGGACGACGTGCAGTCGCTGGATGGCTTCGACGCGGTGATCAACCTGGCCGGCGAACCGATTGCCGACAAGCGCTGGAGCGCGCAGCAAAAGGAGCGGCTGTGCCATAGCCGCTGGGATCTGACCGAACGCCTGGCGCAGCTTATCAAGGCAAGCAGCACGCCGCCCGGCGTACTGATTTCCGGTTCCGCCGTCGGCTACTACGGCGATCAGGGGCAGGCGGTGGTGACCGAAGAGGAACCGCCGCACGACGAATTCACCCACCGATTGTGCCAACGTTGGGAAGCGCTGGCGCTGCAGGCGCAAAGCGACGCCACTCGCGTCTGCCTGCTGCGCACCGGCGTGGTGCTGGCGCCGCAGGGCGGTGCGCTGGCCAAAATGCTGCCGCCGTTCCGCTTCGGACTGGGCGGCCCGATCGGCGACGGCCGCCAATACCTGCCGTGGATCCATCTCGAAGACATGGTCAACGGCATTATTTATCTGCTGGATCACGCGACCCTGACCGGCCCGTTCAACATGGTCGCGCCCTACCCGGTGCATAATGAACAGTTCGCCGCCCAATTGGCCAACGTGCTCGATCGCCCGGCGTTTCTGCGGGTGCCGGCGTTCGTCATGCGGCTGTTGATGGGGGAAGCGGCGGTGCTGGTGCTCGGCGGCCAACGGGCGGTGCCGAAGCGCCTGGAAGAGGCCGGTTTTCACTTCCGCTATCTGGAGCTGGAACAGGCATTGGATGACGTGATCAATCAGCGGGCCGAAGCCCGCTGA
- the yfcG gene encoding GSH-dependent disulfide bond oxidoreductase, whose amino-acid sequence MIDLYYAPTPNGHKITLFLEEVGLPYRIHRVNISAGEQFKPDFLSISPNNKIPAIVDQQPVDGGAPISLFESGEILLYLAEKTGKLLSKGLRERAATLQWLFWQVAGFGPMLGQNHHFNHYAPQPVPYAIERYQLETKRLYGVLEAELQKHPYLGGDNYSIADIATYPWVVSHPRQRIDLADYPAVRNWFERISNRPATERAYKLAEQA is encoded by the coding sequence ATGATTGACCTGTATTACGCGCCTACTCCCAATGGTCACAAGATCACCTTGTTTTTGGAAGAGGTCGGCTTACCCTACCGTATCCATCGCGTAAACATCAGCGCCGGCGAGCAGTTCAAACCGGACTTTCTGAGCATTTCTCCCAACAACAAAATCCCGGCGATCGTCGATCAGCAACCGGTGGACGGCGGCGCGCCAATCAGCCTGTTCGAGTCCGGGGAAATTCTGCTGTATCTGGCGGAGAAAACCGGCAAGCTGCTGAGCAAAGGCCTGCGCGAACGCGCCGCCACTCTGCAGTGGCTGTTCTGGCAGGTGGCCGGATTCGGGCCGATGCTCGGGCAGAATCACCATTTCAATCACTACGCGCCGCAGCCGGTGCCTTACGCCATCGAGCGTTACCAGCTGGAAACCAAACGGCTGTATGGCGTGCTGGAAGCCGAACTGCAAAAACACCCGTATCTGGGCGGCGACAACTACAGCATTGCCGATATCGCCACCTATCCATGGGTGGTATCGCATCCGCGCCAGCGCATCGATCTGGCGGATTACCCGGCGGTGCGCAACTGGTTCGAGCGCATCAGCAACCGTCCGGCGACCGAACGCGCCTACAAGCTGGCCGAACAGGCCTAA
- the yfcE gene encoding phosphodiesterase, whose amino-acid sequence MKLMFASDIHGSLPAAERVLELFEQNRADWLILLGDLLNHGPRNALPAGYQPAQVAERLNRYSDKIIAVRGNCDSEVDQMLLTFPIEAPWQQVLLQKRRLFLTHGHLYHPSALPPLSRGDVLAYGHSHLPQAERQGEIYCFNPGSVSIPKGGFPASYGMLDSGTLSVLTLDDGKVVAEVALTR is encoded by the coding sequence ATGAAGCTGATGTTCGCCTCGGATATCCACGGTTCGCTGCCTGCTGCCGAACGCGTGCTGGAATTGTTCGAGCAAAACCGCGCCGACTGGCTGATTCTTCTGGGTGATTTGCTGAATCACGGCCCGCGCAACGCGCTGCCGGCCGGGTATCAGCCCGCTCAGGTTGCCGAACGATTGAACCGCTATAGCGACAAGATCATCGCCGTTCGCGGCAATTGCGACAGCGAGGTCGATCAGATGCTGCTGACGTTCCCCATCGAAGCGCCCTGGCAACAGGTTTTACTGCAAAAAAGACGATTGTTTTTGACCCACGGTCACCTTTATCATCCCTCGGCACTGCCGCCGTTATCCCGCGGAGACGTCCTGGCCTACGGCCATTCGCATCTGCCGCAGGCGGAGCGGCAGGGGGAGATCTACTGCTTCAATCCAGGCTCGGTCAGCATCCCGAAAGGGGGCTTTCCCGCCAGCTACGGCATGTTGGATAGTGGCACTTTGAGCGTGCTGACGCTCGACGACGGCAAGGTCGTCGCGGAGGTGGCGTTAACACGCTAA